From a single Chloroflexota bacterium genomic region:
- a CDS encoding ATP-binding protein: protein MGFFVDRWRRIGTRLYIALGFAVILTLVSGAVGVFYFEQSGDLNFQVRSESVPALEASWTVAQESERLRNVGLGLAAGPDSGLQGLARGTVAASLARIDSALDVVNGVPDLSPDAQAVSDAAYELADAIDNLGRSREALISTNQVAADYRLILATARSNVGESEAALSVLRQVLVAEGATELQRLWDEFARLHALGIDPSVASLGEGEGVFYVRSLQLALTANIKDLTASFDASSVALENAVASLLAASRAHSAESLGQAVSSFDEGRTLLTGISVISVIAATLAAWLWVGNGMVRRLSRMSERMRHMADGDLETPVPEVGRDEIGELANALEVFREQALEVQRLNLVEKLYEELRQTNAELKRTQARLIAQEKLAALGELVSGVAHEIRNPLNFVNNFSEGTLELYNELTEMLDTYRDRMSADDTALLDDIGEEMTASLNRVLSNGGRALAIVERMRGLGVVGGEPVVTELNGLVRDAVQSGVNSFIAEAQGFSVRTEFDLDPAVGELSLVETDFGEAMLNIVRNACYAMQLRQEASEDDYEPNLAVSTQVVGDAAEIRVRDNGTGIAEDVLGQIFNPFFSTREGVSGAGLGLPIAADVARRLGGDLAVDSVHGEYTVFTMTLPLSVPAPV from the coding sequence ATGGGATTCTTCGTCGACAGATGGCGGCGGATCGGAACACGATTATACATAGCCTTGGGCTTCGCGGTAATCCTCACCCTCGTATCCGGCGCGGTAGGAGTCTTCTACTTTGAACAGAGCGGTGACCTAAACTTCCAGGTGCGGTCAGAATCCGTGCCGGCGTTAGAGGCGTCTTGGACTGTGGCTCAGGAGTCCGAGCGCTTGCGCAATGTGGGGCTGGGTCTGGCAGCAGGGCCCGATTCTGGGCTTCAGGGCTTGGCAAGGGGCACCGTGGCCGCCTCTCTGGCGCGAATTGACTCGGCATTGGATGTAGTAAACGGCGTACCGGACCTATCGCCGGATGCCCAAGCCGTAAGCGATGCGGCCTACGAATTGGCGGATGCAATTGATAATCTCGGCCGCAGCCGTGAGGCATTGATTAGTACAAATCAGGTTGCCGCCGACTATCGATTGATTCTGGCGACGGCCCGGTCGAATGTCGGCGAGTCGGAGGCAGCGTTGTCGGTATTGCGACAGGTGCTGGTAGCAGAGGGCGCAACCGAGTTGCAGCGGCTGTGGGATGAGTTTGCAAGGCTGCATGCGCTAGGCATTGACCCTTCGGTGGCGTCTCTGGGTGAAGGCGAAGGGGTATTCTACGTCCGCAGCCTTCAGTTGGCCTTGACCGCAAACATTAAAGACTTAACGGCTTCCTTCGACGCGTCAAGTGTGGCATTGGAAAATGCCGTCGCAAGTCTGCTGGCGGCATCCCGCGCCCACTCTGCAGAATCGCTCGGACAAGCGGTGAGTAGCTTCGATGAGGGACGGACATTATTGACGGGAATCAGCGTGATAAGCGTGATAGCGGCTACGCTTGCTGCCTGGTTATGGGTGGGCAACGGCATGGTGCGGCGACTCTCACGTATGTCGGAGCGCATGCGGCACATGGCCGACGGAGACTTGGAAACGCCCGTACCGGAAGTGGGGCGGGATGAGATCGGGGAGCTTGCCAACGCTTTGGAAGTCTTCCGAGAGCAAGCACTGGAAGTGCAGCGTCTCAATCTGGTTGAAAAGCTCTACGAAGAGTTGCGCCAGACCAATGCGGAATTGAAACGTACCCAAGCCCGATTGATTGCTCAGGAAAAACTGGCCGCACTCGGAGAATTAGTATCGGGTGTTGCCCATGAAATCAGGAACCCGCTAAACTTTGTCAATAATTTTTCCGAAGGGACACTGGAGCTATACAACGAACTTACCGAAATGTTGGACACGTATCGCGACAGAATGTCGGCAGACGATACGGCGTTGCTGGATGACATTGGCGAGGAAATGACCGCTAGTCTGAACCGTGTCCTATCTAACGGAGGGCGCGCCTTGGCAATCGTGGAGCGTATGCGGGGACTGGGAGTGGTAGGTGGAGAACCGGTCGTCACAGAGTTGAACGGCCTGGTGCGGGACGCGGTGCAGTCCGGCGTGAACAGCTTTATCGCTGAAGCTCAGGGCTTTTCCGTGCGGACTGAATTTGACCTGGATCCGGCGGTGGGTGAATTGTCGCTCGTAGAAACGGATTTTGGCGAAGCAATGCTTAACATCGTCAGAAACGCCTGCTATGCGATGCAACTAAGGCAAGAAGCCTCTGAGGATGACTATGAGCCGAACCTGGCCGTTTCTACCCAGGTGGTTGGCGACGCAGCCGAAATCCGGGTACGTGATAACGGCACGGGCATTGCTGAAGACGTGCTCGGTCAGATTTTCAATCCATTCTTTTCAACGCGGGAAGGTGTTTCGGGGGCCGGATTGGGCCTTCCTATCGCCGCAGACGTGGCCAGGCGACTGGGAGGCGATCTTGCGGTGGACTCGGTGCACGGAGAGTACACAGTGTTCACCATGACCTTGCCCCTAAGCGTGCCTGCTCCGGTTTAA